AGCTTGTCCGCGAGCGGGTCGAGCCATTGACCGAGGGCGGTGACCTGTTGCCGCCGTCGCGCCAAATAACCGTCGAGCCAGTCCGTCAGCGATGCGACCAGGAAGATGGCGGCGGCGACATACTCCTTGGGGAGGCCGACGATCGCGCGCCCCTCGAACTTCGTCAGCAGCACCACGACCAGCAGAGGTACGAGGAAGATGCGTGCCAACGAAAGGGCGTTTGGCAGGTTCATACGCTGACGATCATTGTATGCCTCTTTTTCCGTTATGATTGCGCGTTGATATGAAGGCGATTCTGCTAGCGGGCGGCAAGGGCACGCGTTTGCGGCCACTCACACTCCATACACCGAAGCCCATCGTGCCGATCTTCAATCGACCGTTCCTCGCGTATCAGCTCGATCGCGTACGGGAGCTTCCCGAGATCAGCGAGGTGGTGCTCAGCCTGAACTACCAGCCACGCCGGATCGAGGAAATCTTCGGCGACGGTGCGGCCTACGGCGTCCGCATTCGGTACGCGGTGGAGCCGTCACCGCTGGGGACCGGCGGCGCGATCAAGTTCGCGGCGCAGCATGCCACCGACACCGTGGTGGTCTTCAACGGGGATGTGCTGACGGCCATCGACCTCGCGGCCGTGATTCGCCTGCACCGGGAGCGGCGGGCCAAGGCGACCATCGTTTTGACCCCGGTTGCCAACCCCGAGGCGTACGGGCTGGTAGAAACGAGCGCCGACGGCGCCGTTCAACGGTTCCTCGAGAAGCCGAACCCGAACGAGATCACCTGCAACACCATCAACGCCGGGATCTACGTGCTGGAGCCGGAGACATTCGACCGTATCCCTGCCGACGAGCCCTACTCCATCGAGCGCGCATATTTCCCGTCGCTGGTCGAGCGCGGCGAGCCGTTCGTCGCGCACATCTACGAGGGCTACTGGATCGATATCGGCACGCCGGAGAAGTACCGCCAAGTGCACCGCGATATCATGGATGGTCGCTTTTCGGTCGCCCCGTTCGACGAGACGTCCAACGGGCCCGCGGTATGGGCGACGCAGGCAAAGGTCGAGGCGGGCGCCGAGATCGAAGGGCCGTGTTTTCTGGACGAGGGCGCGGTCGTGAAGGCGGGCGCGCGCATCCGACCCTACACGGTGCTCGGACGGCAGTGCCATGTCGAAGGCGGGGCCGAGATTGGCGATTCGATCATCTGGTCGAGCTCCTGGATAGGCTCCGACGCCAGCGTGCAGGGCGCGGTCGCGGGCCGCAACTGCCACATTGGTCGGAGCGTCCGGATCCGACCTGGTGCCGTGCTCGGGGACAAGTCCGTCGCGACCGATTTTTCGCAGCTCTAAGACGATGCCTCAAAACGATGTCGCTCCCGAGATCTTCAAGGCCTACGACATTCGTGGGCTCTACCCGGATCAGATCAACGAGGCGGCAGCGCACGATATCGGTGGCGCCTTTGCGTACTACCTTGCCGCGCGCCGCATCGGTGTGGGCCGAGACATGCGGCTCTCATCGCCGGCTCTCGCCGAGGCGTTCATCGAGGGCGCACGGCAGCAGGGGTGCGACGTCATCGACTACGGCATGATCGCGACCGATATGTTGTACTACGCGGTCTGCCGCGACAAGCTCGATGGCGGCGCGGAGATCACGGCGTCGCACAATCCACGCGAGTACAACGGCATGAAGCTGGTGCGCAAGGAGGCGCTCCCGCTCAGTGCCGAGGCGGGCATCGATGACATCAAGGAGATGGTGCTCGAGCGCACGCTGCCGCCGAGCGACGCGTCCAAGGGGAGTCTGGAGCGACGCGAGATCATGGACGCGTATCTCGATCACGTCTTCACGTTCATCGACGCCTCGCTCATCACGCCGTTTCGTGTCGTGCTCGACGCCGGCAACGGCATCGCCGGCCTCGTCGCTCCGCGGATTTTCGAACGGCTCCCCTGCCAGGTGGTCGGCCTCTGCATGGAGGTGGACGGGACGTTTCCCAACCATGAAGCGAACCCGCTCCTCGAGGAGAACCGGCGCGACATCATGGCACGCGTGGCGCAGGATCGGGCCGATATCGGGATTGCGTGGGACGGCGACGGC
This Luteitalea sp. DNA region includes the following protein-coding sequences:
- the manB gene encoding phosphomannomutase/phosphoglucomutase (converts mannose-6-phosphate to mannose-1-phosphate; the resulting product is then converted to GDP-mannose by ManC which is then used in the synthesis of mannose-containing glycoconjugates that are important for mediating entry into host cells), with protein sequence MPQNDVAPEIFKAYDIRGLYPDQINEAAAHDIGGAFAYYLAARRIGVGRDMRLSSPALAEAFIEGARQQGCDVIDYGMIATDMLYYAVCRDKLDGGAEITASHNPREYNGMKLVRKEALPLSAEAGIDDIKEMVLERTLPPSDASKGSLERREIMDAYLDHVFTFIDASLITPFRVVLDAGNGIAGLVAPRIFERLPCQVVGLCMEVDGTFPNHEANPLLEENRRDIMARVAQDRADIGIAWDGDGDRCFFIDGTGQFIPGDFVTALIAESFLHRQPGQTIVYDLRASYAVKETVAKYGGTALMNRVGHAFIKHRMRKENAIFGGEVSGHYYFRNNFYADNGFIPALVMLELMARRDQTLTDLVAPLRAKYFLSGEISIKLRSQAQAEAKIRDIARRYTDATVYSMDGISIEYPDWHFNVRPSNTEPLLRLNLEAKTPDVMAKRRDEVLAMLRS
- a CDS encoding NTP transferase domain-containing protein; amino-acid sequence: MKAILLAGGKGTRLRPLTLHTPKPIVPIFNRPFLAYQLDRVRELPEISEVVLSLNYQPRRIEEIFGDGAAYGVRIRYAVEPSPLGTGGAIKFAAQHATDTVVVFNGDVLTAIDLAAVIRLHRERRAKATIVLTPVANPEAYGLVETSADGAVQRFLEKPNPNEITCNTINAGIYVLEPETFDRIPADEPYSIERAYFPSLVERGEPFVAHIYEGYWIDIGTPEKYRQVHRDIMDGRFSVAPFDETSNGPAVWATQAKVEAGAEIEGPCFLDEGAVVKAGARIRPYTVLGRQCHVEGGAEIGDSIIWSSSWIGSDASVQGAVAGRNCHIGRSVRIRPGAVLGDKSVATDFSQL